From Pelotomaculum schinkii, the proteins below share one genomic window:
- the spoVT gene encoding stage V sporulation protein T — MKATGIVRRIDDLGRVVIPKEIRRTLRIREGDPLEIFVDREGEVILKKYSPIGELGDFAKEYADSLYEALGHIACIADRDTIVAVSGAPKKEFINKPIGPAIEKVMEDRKAVVINNPGEDPSCKDCMIIEDGECKYSSEVIAPIIAEGDPIGAVILASRESETKMGEMELKLAETAAGFLAKQMEQ; from the coding sequence ATGAAAGCAACAGGTATAGTTCGCCGTATAGACGACCTGGGTAGAGTTGTTATCCCCAAGGAAATAAGGAGAACACTGAGAATCCGTGAAGGCGATCCCCTGGAGATTTTTGTTGATAGGGAAGGTGAAGTAATACTAAAGAAGTATTCACCAATCGGCGAACTGGGCGATTTTGCCAAGGAGTATGCGGATTCTTTGTATGAGGCCTTGGGTCACATTGCTTGTATCGCTGACCGGGACACTATTGTCGCCGTATCCGGCGCGCCAAAAAAAGAATTTATAAATAAACCGATTGGGCCGGCTATTGAGAAAGTAATGGAAGACCGCAAGGCAGTGGTCATTAACAACCCGGGTGAAGATCCCTCCTGTAAGGATTGTATGATCATAGAAGACGGTGAATGTAAATATTCTTCCGAAGTTATCGCTCCAATTATTGCCGAAGGAGATCCCATCGGGGCTGTGATTTTGGCCTCCAGGGAATCGGAAACTAAAATGGGTGAGATGGAGCTGAAACTGGCCGAGACCGCAGCCGGTTTTCTTGCCAAACAGATGGAACAGTAA
- a CDS encoding peptidylprolyl isomerase: MMKILRFFVLSLALLAVVIVAGCNGNVVATVNGEKITSQELDKRVAEEKAGYEQQGMDFSGDQGASLLETLRKSTLEQMINNKLMLQEAKKVGTLSTDRVQEIIGAYKQLFSSEEEYQQLLDQVKMSEEDIAYILNLQDELTKDLPPVTDDEVKKYYEENKEQMAQPEQLQVRHILFFVDEGDKGYPFKHTDAEAKQLAQDVIGQLQQGKDFSQLAGEKSEDGTKVDGGLYTFSKGQAVPEFEEAAFALKDGEYTKSPVKTDYGYHVILREKLIPAQTPSFEEVKSELAEQMNEEAKQTKFSQFMEEAKNNADITNKLLDQAEDNSKQ; encoded by the coding sequence ATGATGAAAATATTGAGGTTTTTTGTCCTGTCGCTGGCGCTGCTGGCGGTAGTCATTGTTGCGGGCTGCAACGGCAATGTTGTGGCAACCGTAAATGGTGAGAAGATTACCAGCCAGGAACTGGACAAGCGGGTTGCAGAAGAAAAGGCCGGCTACGAACAACAGGGCATGGACTTCAGCGGGGACCAGGGCGCAAGCTTGCTGGAGACTCTCCGCAAGAGCACCCTGGAACAGATGATCAACAACAAACTGATGCTCCAGGAAGCAAAGAAAGTGGGTACCCTGTCCACTGATCGGGTTCAGGAGATAATAGGCGCGTATAAACAGCTGTTTTCGTCCGAGGAAGAGTATCAGCAGTTACTGGACCAGGTCAAAATGAGTGAGGAAGACATCGCTTATATCTTGAACCTGCAGGACGAGCTTACTAAGGACCTGCCCCCCGTAACCGATGACGAGGTTAAAAAGTATTACGAAGAAAACAAGGAGCAGATGGCCCAACCCGAGCAGTTGCAGGTCCGCCATATTTTATTCTTCGTGGATGAAGGTGACAAGGGCTACCCGTTTAAGCATACCGACGCTGAAGCAAAGCAGCTGGCGCAGGATGTCATCGGCCAGCTTCAGCAAGGGAAGGACTTTTCTCAACTAGCCGGCGAAAAATCTGAGGACGGGACCAAGGTTGACGGCGGCCTTTACACTTTCAGCAAAGGCCAGGCGGTTCCGGAATTTGAAGAAGCCGCGTTTGCCTTAAAAGACGGCGAGTACACCAAGTCGCCGGTAAAAACCGACTATGGCTACCATGTTATTCTCAGAGAGAAACTGATTCCGGCGCAAACACCGTCTTTTGAAGAGGTCAAGAGCGAACTTGCCGAACAGATGAATGAGGAAGCCAAGCAGACCAAGTTCAGCCAGTTTATGGAGGAAGCTAAAAATAATGCTGATATAACTAATAAACTGTTAGACCAGGCAGAAGATAACTCAAAACAATAA
- the mfd gene encoding transcription-repair coupling factor has product MRGILKPLQSSAEFGSLAAGLEKKMKQQQVFGLTGSQRSYLLAGLVESAPQSFLVVTVGEREALALGDELVEFLPGVTVQQFPVMQLLPYQVLAQSMEVAAQRLQVLETLSQGDQTIVIAPVEALLRRLPPPDDFKKAVLRLTIGDRVNLEDILYSLSAMGYERVDLVEGRGQFARRGGILDIFPMTAHRPARLEFFDDEVDSIRRFNITTQRSEEKANELVIYPARELIVRGDTREKARLAVDKEYLTQRRKLGKTGEQGALQQLQEKFEEILEGFDGYFSGIEQFLPYFYPETVTLLDYLPGQVPIFVDDPSRVKEVAEAVLREHAETYADLLAKGKLLPSQFLTYAGWEHLQAGFASHITIYSSLLPRQPGFIEPEQIINFPGKSVPSFMGNLGLLAGEIRQWHASGYAVVVLVSSQLRAQQLLLALRDYNIDAFYANSLEGHVRAGNVVISNGSPAAGFELPGCRLVVLTESEVYGQRKKPRREWRRSDRLAPFVDIKTGDYVVHVNHGIGRYLGVTPLTIQGVQKEYLLVKFAGEDKLYVPVDQVGLIQKYLGSEGEAPRLSRLGGGEWARAKGKVKEAVREMAHELLALYAARETVKGHAFGKDTVWQREFEDAFPFEETPDQLRAAEEIKSDMERSRPMDRLLCGDVGYGKTEVALRAVFKAVMEGKQVAVLAPTTILAQQHYNTFRERLAGYPVGVDVLSRFRTTREQRQVLQELERGTVDIIIGTHRLLQEDVRFKDLGLLVVDEEQRFGVAHKERLKIISKNVDVVTLSATPIPRTLHMSLVGMRDTSILETPPENRYPVQTYVLEEDPVLIREAIHREMGRGGQVFFVYNRIFDMERVALWLQGLVPEARIAIAHGQIKEDELERVMLDFLNHEYDVLVCTTIIENGLDIPNVNTLMVKESGMMGLAQLYQLRGRVGRSNRVAYAYFTYRKDRVLGEAAEKRLAAIREFTELGSGFKIAMRDLEIRGAGNILGAEQHGHIAAVGFDLYSRLLEEAVREARGEEAPRMVEASIELPVEAYIPDTYIPDSNQKVAIYKRIAAFSSLSEIPDLEDELVDRFGDLPGPVGNLLAVAKIRVLAGWLKIKSISLLPGQFRLLFAAGHPLAGEDLVAAGRQYQNRVKYSGAGDEFEIKLRLAGNGHYEGSFLLEQLEAFLNLLVGDRFCHKMSGGCQRKQC; this is encoded by the coding sequence ATGCGCGGGATTTTGAAGCCGCTTCAATCCTCGGCTGAGTTCGGCAGCCTGGCCGCAGGACTGGAGAAAAAAATGAAGCAACAGCAGGTATTTGGCCTGACCGGGTCACAGCGCAGCTATCTTTTGGCCGGATTGGTTGAAAGCGCCCCCCAGTCGTTCCTGGTGGTGACGGTAGGTGAGCGGGAAGCCCTGGCTTTAGGCGATGAACTGGTGGAATTCCTGCCCGGCGTCACTGTGCAGCAGTTCCCGGTAATGCAGTTGCTGCCCTATCAGGTACTGGCCCAGAGCATGGAGGTGGCGGCTCAGCGCCTGCAGGTGTTGGAAACGCTGTCACAGGGCGATCAGACCATTGTCATTGCTCCTGTTGAAGCTTTATTGCGGCGCTTGCCCCCCCCTGACGACTTCAAAAAAGCGGTGCTGCGGCTGACTATCGGTGATCGGGTAAATTTGGAAGACATCCTGTATAGTTTGTCGGCCATGGGCTACGAGCGGGTTGATCTGGTTGAGGGAAGAGGGCAGTTTGCCAGGCGGGGGGGTATTCTGGATATTTTCCCTATGACCGCCCACCGGCCGGCCCGCCTTGAATTCTTTGACGACGAGGTGGACTCCATCCGCCGCTTTAACATTACAACCCAGCGCTCAGAGGAGAAGGCCAACGAATTGGTGATCTACCCGGCCAGGGAGCTGATTGTCAGGGGCGATACCCGGGAAAAAGCCCGGTTGGCCGTCGATAAGGAATACCTGACGCAGCGCCGCAAGCTGGGGAAAACAGGAGAACAGGGAGCATTGCAGCAGCTGCAGGAAAAATTCGAGGAGATCCTGGAGGGTTTTGACGGCTACTTCAGCGGTATCGAGCAATTTCTCCCTTATTTTTACCCCGAGACAGTTACCCTCCTTGACTACCTGCCTGGCCAGGTTCCAATTTTTGTAGATGACCCGTCGCGCGTCAAGGAAGTTGCGGAAGCAGTGCTGCGGGAACACGCCGAAACCTACGCGGACCTTTTGGCCAAGGGAAAGCTCCTGCCATCCCAGTTCCTGACTTACGCCGGTTGGGAACATCTCCAGGCGGGCTTTGCTTCCCATATTACTATTTATTCATCTCTACTGCCCCGCCAGCCCGGGTTTATCGAGCCCGAACAAATCATTAACTTTCCCGGCAAATCCGTACCGTCTTTCATGGGGAACCTGGGGCTGTTGGCGGGAGAAATACGCCAGTGGCATGCATCAGGTTATGCCGTGGTGGTCCTTGTGTCAAGCCAGCTGCGGGCCCAGCAGCTGCTCTTAGCTCTACGGGACTACAATATTGACGCCTTTTATGCCAATTCCCTGGAAGGTCACGTCAGGGCCGGCAACGTGGTGATTTCCAACGGCAGCCCGGCAGCGGGTTTCGAGCTTCCCGGCTGCCGCCTGGTGGTGCTCACTGAGTCGGAAGTTTACGGCCAGCGCAAAAAACCCAGGCGGGAGTGGAGGCGGTCGGACCGGCTGGCTCCCTTTGTGGATATTAAAACCGGTGATTATGTGGTGCATGTCAATCACGGGATTGGCCGCTATCTCGGGGTGACGCCCTTGACTATCCAGGGGGTTCAGAAGGAGTACCTCCTGGTCAAATTCGCCGGGGAGGATAAGCTCTATGTTCCGGTGGACCAGGTGGGGTTAATCCAAAAGTACCTGGGCAGTGAAGGCGAGGCCCCCCGGCTGTCCCGCCTGGGTGGCGGCGAGTGGGCCAGGGCCAAGGGCAAGGTAAAGGAAGCGGTCCGGGAGATGGCCCATGAGCTGCTTGCCCTTTATGCGGCCAGAGAGACCGTCAAGGGCCATGCCTTCGGGAAGGATACGGTATGGCAAAGGGAGTTTGAGGATGCGTTCCCCTTTGAGGAAACCCCTGATCAGTTGCGTGCCGCGGAGGAGATTAAGTCCGATATGGAGCGTAGCAGGCCGATGGACCGGCTGCTGTGCGGGGACGTGGGCTATGGCAAAACCGAGGTAGCCTTAAGGGCTGTTTTCAAGGCGGTCATGGAAGGAAAGCAGGTCGCCGTGCTGGCTCCGACTACCATCCTGGCCCAGCAGCATTACAACACCTTCCGGGAGAGGTTGGCGGGCTATCCCGTAGGGGTCGATGTTTTAAGCCGTTTCCGCACAACCCGCGAGCAGCGCCAGGTACTCCAGGAACTTGAGCGGGGTACTGTTGACATCATCATCGGCACCCACCGCCTGCTGCAGGAAGACGTCCGTTTCAAGGACCTGGGCCTCTTGGTGGTGGACGAGGAGCAGCGCTTTGGGGTCGCTCATAAGGAAAGGCTGAAAATAATCAGTAAAAACGTGGATGTGGTTACCCTTTCCGCCACTCCCATCCCCCGTACCCTGCATATGTCCCTGGTGGGGATGCGGGACACCAGCATCCTGGAGACGCCGCCGGAAAATCGCTACCCGGTCCAGACCTATGTATTGGAAGAGGATCCGGTCCTGATCCGGGAGGCTATTCACCGTGAGATGGGACGCGGGGGGCAGGTCTTCTTTGTCTACAACCGTATTTTTGATATGGAGAGGGTGGCCTTATGGCTGCAGGGCCTGGTGCCGGAAGCAAGGATAGCAATTGCCCACGGCCAAATCAAAGAGGACGAGTTAGAACGGGTGATGCTGGATTTTTTGAACCACGAGTACGACGTCTTGGTCTGCACCACTATTATTGAAAACGGCCTGGATATCCCCAATGTAAATACTCTTATGGTCAAGGAGTCCGGCATGATGGGCCTGGCCCAGTTATACCAATTGCGGGGTCGGGTTGGCCGTTCCAACCGCGTGGCCTACGCTTACTTTACCTATCGCAAGGACAGGGTGCTTGGTGAGGCTGCCGAAAAACGACTGGCCGCCATCCGTGAGTTCACCGAGCTGGGTTCCGGCTTCAAGATCGCCATGCGAGACCTGGAAATTCGCGGCGCCGGCAATATCCTGGGGGCGGAGCAGCACGGGCACATTGCGGCAGTCGGCTTTGACCTGTACAGCCGGCTCCTGGAAGAAGCGGTGCGGGAAGCCAGGGGTGAGGAGGCGCCCAGGATGGTGGAAGCTTCTATTGAACTGCCGGTAGAGGCCTATATTCCTGACACCTATATACCGGATTCCAACCAGAAGGTGGCGATTTACAAACGGATAGCGGCCTTTAGCTCGCTTTCAGAAATTCCGGATCTGGAAGATGAACTGGTGGATCGCTTCGGGGATTTACCGGGGCCGGTGGGTAACCTTTTGGCTGTGGCCAAAATCAGGGTACTGGCGGGGTGGCTAAAAATTAAGTCAATCAGCCTTTTGCCCGGACAGTTTCGCCTCTTGTTCGCCGCAGGCCATCCCCTGGCGGGGGAGGACCTGGTAGCAGCCGGCCGGCAATACCAGAACCGGGTAAAATACTCAGGCGCCGGAGACGAATTCGAAATCAAGCTGCGCCTGGCTGGGAATGGCCACTATGAGGGCAGTTTTCTTCTGGAACAACTGGAAGCTTTTTTAAACCTGCTGGTTGGTGACCGGTTTTGCCACAAAATGTCAGGTGGTTGCCAGAGGAAGCAATGTTAA
- a CDS encoding anti-sigma-F factor Fin, whose protein sequence is MKLVYVCECCDIVVHSLEVEALSPGEMQSALTGTESQNIISMSGSGDQVILTTLCEECLEDMYGGPDSAYFGGPVLN, encoded by the coding sequence TTGAAACTCGTATATGTTTGTGAATGTTGTGATATTGTCGTGCATAGTTTAGAAGTGGAGGCCCTTTCGCCGGGAGAAATGCAGTCTGCCTTGACGGGTACAGAGTCGCAGAATATAATTAGTATGTCTGGCAGCGGGGACCAGGTGATCTTGACCACCCTTTGTGAGGAGTGCCTGGAAGACATGTACGGAGGTCCTGACAGCGCTTATTTTGGCGGGCCGGTGCTCAATTAA
- the pth gene encoding aminoacyl-tRNA hydrolase, whose product MKVVVGLGNPGRQYAATRHNIGFMVIDRLARELNVAVTKKMFNCLVGQGLIDREKIVLAMPQTYMNLSGQAVGPLLNWHKLDPSALVVVYDDLDLPAGALRIRPSGGSGGHKGMQSIIAVLGTENFIRVRVGIGRPEAVDMETVDYVLSRLEPREMEDALKAAAGSVVCIVRDGLEKAMNLYNRR is encoded by the coding sequence ATGAAAGTGGTTGTGGGACTTGGTAACCCGGGCAGACAGTATGCCGCTACCAGGCATAATATAGGCTTTATGGTCATCGACCGGCTGGCGCGGGAACTGAATGTGGCTGTGACTAAAAAGATGTTTAATTGCCTGGTCGGCCAGGGGCTGATTGACAGGGAAAAAATTGTGCTGGCCATGCCCCAGACGTATATGAATTTAAGCGGGCAGGCGGTAGGCCCCTTGTTAAACTGGCACAAACTTGATCCGTCTGCCCTGGTGGTTGTCTACGACGACCTGGACCTGCCTGCCGGCGCCTTGCGTATCCGTCCCTCAGGAGGTTCCGGCGGGCACAAGGGAATGCAATCGATCATAGCGGTCCTGGGTACTGAAAATTTTATCAGGGTTAGAGTTGGGATCGGCAGGCCGGAAGCCGTTGACATGGAGACGGTGGATTATGTCCTCAGCCGCCTTGAGCCCAGGGAGATGGAGGATGCGCTGAAGGCCGCTGCCGGGTCGGTCGTTTGCATAGTGCGCGATGGACTGGAGAAAGCTATGAACCTTTACAACAGAAGGTGA
- a CDS encoding 50S ribosomal protein L25/general stress protein Ctc produces MEPELEVRKRLDKTSSHTHEIRNKGLIPAVVYGKNIGAMAIEVDAKELQKILAEAGSNALISMKINENGKTKKHKVLVKAVQRDPLRRVLVHADFHQISLKDRIHTTVPVVLNGTAPGVVMGGVLTPLLRRVEVECLPTQIPDAITVDISGLEVGDVISVADLVLPPDVRINEDLHAAVVTVAAPGREPVETVAEPDEEKAEPAGAGEEESSK; encoded by the coding sequence ATGGAACCGGAATTGGAAGTCCGGAAAAGGTTGGATAAAACCAGCAGCCATACCCATGAGATAAGAAATAAAGGGTTGATCCCGGCTGTTGTGTATGGAAAAAACATAGGCGCCATGGCTATTGAAGTGGATGCCAAGGAATTGCAGAAAATATTGGCGGAAGCCGGTTCAAACGCCCTGATCAGTATGAAGATCAATGAAAATGGTAAAACCAAGAAGCACAAGGTGCTGGTCAAAGCCGTCCAGCGGGATCCGTTGCGCCGTGTTCTGGTACATGCTGATTTTCACCAAATTTCTTTGAAGGACAGAATTCACACCACCGTACCGGTTGTTTTGAACGGTACCGCTCCTGGTGTGGTGATGGGGGGTGTCCTTACACCGCTCCTGCGGCGGGTCGAGGTGGAGTGCTTGCCTACACAAATCCCCGATGCCATTACCGTGGATATCTCCGGCCTTGAGGTCGGGGATGTAATAAGCGTGGCCGACCTTGTACTGCCTCCGGATGTTAGAATTAACGAAGACCTGCACGCCGCTGTGGTCACGGTAGCTGCGCCTGGGAGAGAGCCAGTTGAAACCGTGGCTGAGCCTGATGAGGAGAAAGCCGAGCCTGCCGGGGCGGGTGAAGAAGAGTCCTCTAAATAG
- a CDS encoding PRC-barrel domain-containing protein: MRKSKRFESMPVISLEEGQQIGHVKSLVVDPAGKKVAALIIEQKGWFKEQRFIPYHKVKSAGSDAITIEKTASVERAASLPDIVKLAREKVGVIGARLVAENGTLLGNVDEYYVDLATGTIAGLEFSGNLLNSFIKGRAFLDTIYVRTLGKEVVVITNEALDNIFKLDGGLQETVKNIRETTGHLWENTVQKTKDLGTTLNKSIEKVKKDIKAATNPEGEEALSADREKNEDPAAAGLSAVTTQKAGLEKNERIVENPPAQAGPPNEENRTPPPPQA; this comes from the coding sequence ATGCGTAAGAGCAAGCGTTTTGAATCCATGCCGGTAATCAGTTTGGAGGAAGGCCAGCAGATCGGCCATGTTAAGAGTCTGGTAGTTGACCCTGCCGGTAAAAAGGTGGCTGCGCTGATTATTGAGCAAAAGGGCTGGTTTAAGGAACAGAGGTTTATACCTTATCATAAGGTTAAAAGCGCGGGCAGCGACGCTATCACCATTGAAAAAACAGCCAGTGTGGAACGGGCAGCGAGCCTGCCTGACATAGTCAAGCTGGCCAGAGAAAAGGTCGGCGTCATCGGCGCCCGGCTCGTGGCTGAAAACGGGACTCTCCTTGGCAATGTTGACGAGTACTACGTGGACTTGGCCACGGGTACTATCGCCGGCCTGGAATTTTCCGGCAACCTGCTCAACAGCTTTATCAAGGGCCGTGCCTTCCTGGACACCATTTATGTCCGGACCCTGGGCAAAGAAGTGGTGGTAATTACCAACGAGGCGCTGGACAATATTTTCAAGCTCGACGGCGGGCTGCAGGAAACCGTCAAAAATATCCGTGAAACAACCGGCCATCTATGGGAAAACACGGTGCAAAAAACAAAGGACCTGGGTACCACCTTGAACAAATCTATCGAAAAAGTAAAGAAGGATATAAAAGCCGCAACCAACCCCGAAGGCGAAGAGGCTCTGTCCGCTGACAGGGAAAAGAACGAAGATCCGGCTGCTGCTGGATTGTCTGCAGTTACCACGCAGAAAGCGGGTCTAGAAAAAAATGAGCGCATAGTAGAAAATCCCCCGGCGCAAGCCGGCCCGCCAAACGAGGAAAACCGCACTCCCCCGCCTCCGCAAGCTTAA
- a CDS encoding copper amine oxidase N-terminal domain-containing protein has translation MKRHCFLSVLLSLLFCLAVANAAFGETQTSAKQLFLTDLKNNGLVVSGIPYHIYSGTSVLEIKELKTNLPGSEEAIQLLTRARLKLDSKVDGPAEKMEAKYTLTLGGKNRSGSLFMDSDKMIVSTEFMDLIKDLYQAPAPSDLTLPRYVYFTGLADAGGWDSMVQPEISPALEEMLIFIFEAIPEHYYQLSPAEKTIKLQIDRNGLPEVIRSLTFKAFDEPERFADLVFNILTAFDPTVSAEDSKQGILETLEYLYQVADTPDSPDQMLEMLGDKLTFNLVIESSLLPAGPDKFLFELGMNDLGTSTNIHIDSTTQGGKENISGTGLISFNLTDKTEGFSLDGKVSQDLRLTKAEYRTNSIIDLNFSESSDEDSYLLLSLKGTDRYKPEKSVAINLPELTPDNSMDLTEASSKPAPFHEEVQVVLDGEALSFDVDPFIKDGRTMVPIRDLAEKLGFTVVWSEPNQVVMTNGDTTISIFLGDQTYTVNGTRKHLDVTPFASEGRAMVPVRFIAEELGCMVYYSEATNTVFINHKASTRVIP, from the coding sequence GTGAAAAGGCATTGTTTTTTATCTGTGCTTTTAAGTTTGTTGTTCTGCCTGGCTGTCGCTAACGCAGCTTTCGGGGAAACACAAACTTCGGCCAAGCAGTTGTTCCTGACCGATTTGAAGAATAACGGTCTGGTGGTAAGTGGTATACCTTACCACATCTATTCCGGAACATCAGTTTTGGAAATTAAAGAATTAAAGACTAATTTGCCCGGCAGTGAAGAAGCCATACAGCTGCTGACCCGTGCCAGGTTGAAGTTAGACTCCAAGGTTGACGGCCCTGCTGAAAAGATGGAAGCAAAATATACGCTTACCCTGGGGGGGAAAAACCGCAGCGGCTCCTTATTTATGGATAGCGACAAAATGATTGTATCAACAGAGTTCATGGACCTGATTAAGGACTTGTACCAGGCGCCTGCCCCCAGCGACTTAACCCTGCCCCGTTATGTCTATTTTACCGGGCTAGCCGACGCCGGGGGTTGGGACAGCATGGTCCAGCCTGAAATTTCACCGGCCCTGGAGGAAATGCTTATATTTATCTTCGAAGCAATACCGGAGCATTACTATCAGCTTTCTCCTGCCGAAAAAACAATAAAATTACAGATAGACCGGAACGGATTGCCGGAGGTCATACGCTCTTTAACATTCAAGGCTTTTGACGAGCCGGAGCGGTTCGCCGATCTGGTGTTTAATATTTTAACCGCCTTCGATCCTACGGTAAGTGCGGAAGATAGCAAACAAGGTATTCTGGAGACATTGGAATACCTCTATCAAGTTGCGGATACTCCTGACAGTCCCGATCAAATGCTGGAGATGCTGGGCGACAAACTGACCTTCAACCTGGTTATTGAGTCCTCCCTGCTGCCGGCAGGCCCGGACAAATTTCTCTTTGAGCTCGGCATGAATGACTTGGGCACATCAACCAACATCCACATCGACAGCACAACCCAGGGCGGCAAAGAAAACATAAGCGGTACCGGACTTATTTCCTTCAACTTAACAGATAAAACAGAAGGTTTCAGCCTTGATGGAAAAGTAAGCCAGGATCTCCGCCTGACTAAGGCTGAATACCGCACCAACTCTATAATAGATCTTAATTTTAGCGAAAGCAGCGACGAGGACAGCTACCTGCTCTTAAGCCTGAAGGGAACAGATCGCTACAAACCTGAAAAAAGTGTTGCCATAAACCTCCCCGAACTTACCCCCGACAACAGTATGGATCTCACAGAGGCAAGCAGCAAGCCGGCTCCATTCCATGAGGAGGTGCAGGTAGTCCTTGACGGCGAAGCGCTCTCCTTTGACGTGGACCCCTTTATCAAAGACGGCAGGACTATGGTCCCGATCCGGGACCTGGCGGAAAAACTCGGCTTTACAGTCGTTTGGAGTGAGCCCAATCAGGTCGTTATGACCAATGGGGATACCACCATCTCCATATTCCTGGGTGATCAGACCTACACTGTCAACGGTACCCGGAAGCACCTGGATGTTACCCCTTTTGCAAGCGAGGGGAGAGCTATGGTCCCGGTGCGGTTTATTGCCGAGGAGTTAGGCTGCATGGTTTATTATAGTGAGGCTACAAATACTGTGTTCATCAACCATAAGGCAAGTACCCGCGTCATTCCCTAG
- the rarD gene encoding EamA family transporter RarD — MKTEQTDERLTGMAATAGAYLLWGILPLYWKLVDLVPPLEILAQRITWSFFFMALVLLSTRKFKDFWGELCEISCKLKKLSGIVIASLLISVNWLTYIWAVNSNHIIDTSLGYYINPLVSVLLGIIILKEKLSFWQMVSFFLAMLGVLNLTFHFGAIPWVALILAITFGLYGLCKKMIQLGAITGITLETLIMTPFALLYLNYVHNHGALFFGFGHPGISVLLAGAGVVTAVPLILFASGARRLPLSTMGFLQYIAPTIALLLGVFIFHEPFTTVHMVSFVFIWVALTVFSLARTRLFIQLESVILKKNIFQRFNREKLTPLTGEQGSVSKK, encoded by the coding sequence ATGAAAACTGAACAGACAGACGAACGACTAACCGGTATGGCAGCTACCGCCGGAGCTTATTTGTTGTGGGGCATATTGCCGCTTTACTGGAAGCTGGTCGACCTTGTTCCGCCTCTTGAAATACTGGCGCAACGGATTACCTGGTCTTTTTTCTTTATGGCGCTGGTCTTGCTTTCAACCAGAAAGTTTAAAGATTTTTGGGGCGAACTGTGCGAAATCAGTTGTAAACTAAAAAAATTGTCCGGCATTGTAATAGCTTCTTTGCTTATCAGCGTGAATTGGTTGACTTATATTTGGGCTGTAAACAGCAACCATATTATTGACACGAGCCTGGGTTATTACATCAATCCACTGGTTAGCGTGTTATTGGGCATTATTATACTTAAAGAAAAGCTATCGTTTTGGCAGATGGTTTCCTTCTTCCTGGCCATGCTTGGTGTGTTGAATCTGACGTTTCACTTCGGCGCTATTCCTTGGGTTGCGTTGATCCTGGCAATTACCTTTGGTTTATACGGTCTGTGCAAAAAAATGATCCAACTCGGGGCCATCACTGGAATAACATTGGAAACCCTCATTATGACCCCGTTTGCCTTGCTCTATCTCAATTATGTACATAACCACGGGGCCCTATTCTTTGGCTTTGGTCATCCCGGTATTTCAGTTCTTTTAGCCGGGGCCGGCGTTGTCACGGCAGTGCCGCTAATCTTGTTTGCAAGCGGCGCCAGGCGCCTCCCGTTGTCGACCATGGGGTTTTTGCAGTATATCGCCCCAACCATTGCGCTGCTCTTAGGAGTATTTATTTTTCATGAACCGTTCACAACTGTTCACATGGTGTCCTTTGTTTTTATCTGGGTTGCTTTGACGGTTTTCTCACTGGCAAGGACCAGGTTATTTATCCAACTTGAATCAGTGATATTGAAAAAGAATATCTTTCAAAGGTTCAACCGGGAAAAACTGACGCCTTTGACGGGTGAACAAGGAAGTGTCTCCAAAAAGTAA